One Numenius arquata chromosome 10, bNumArq3.hap1.1, whole genome shotgun sequence DNA segment encodes these proteins:
- the PPP1R3C gene encoding protein phosphatase 1 regulatory subunit 3C isoform X1 gives MHCSRMIQILDPRPLPSSIMPVDVAMRICLAHSPPLKSFLGPLEDCQRNNFVNRFKPLRPCLHVKGDSEAQKSDWNRSAARAKKRVVFADSKGLSLTAIHTFSESQEQPAWDLQFDLLGLENITSGLKLHEEKNLILGFPRPSADYLDFRNRLQKNLVCLENCSLLEKVLSGTVKVKNVSFEKKVRVRITFDTWKTYRDVECVYMNNVYSDSENDTFSFSIDLPPAMSSEEKIEFCISYQSGEHTFWDNNEGQNYKILHAEWKPDGVQMPSAEKDYVDLQSPRRGQEREPDQLGSPRLSSGLFPQWQSLGRTENSSPYW, from the exons ATGCACTGCAGCAG GATGATACAGATCTTGGACCCCAGGCCCTTGCCCAGCTCCATCATGCCCGTGGACGTGGCCATGAGGATTTGCCTGGCCCACTCTCCCCCGCTGAAGAGTTTCCTCGGCCCCCTCGAGGACTGCCAGAGAAACAACTTTGTGAACAGATTCAAACCTCTCCGGCCGTGCCTCCACGTGAAAGGTGACTCGGAAGCTCAGAAGAGCGACTGGAACCGCTCGGCCGCCCGAGCCAAGAAGCGGGTGGTGTTTGCGGATTCGAAGGGGCTGTCCTTGACAGCCATCCACACCTTCTCCGAGAGCCAGGAGCAGCCTGCCTGGGATCTTCAGTTTGACCTCCTGGGCCTCGAGAACATAACGTCTGGCTTGAAGCTACACGAGGAGAAAAACTTGATTCTGGGTTTCCCTCGGCCCTCGGCTGACTACCTGGACTTCAGGAACCGCCTGCAGAAGAACTTGGTCTGCCTGGAGAACTGCTCCCTGCTGGAGAAGGTGCTGTCGGGCACCGTCAAAGTGAAGAACGTCAGCTTCGAGAAAAAGGTTCGGGTTCGAATTACCTTTGACACGTGGAAGACCTACAGGGACGTCGAGTGTGTGTACATGAACAACGTTTACAGCGATTCCGAAAACGAtaccttctccttctccattgACTTGCCTCCCGCCATGTCCTCCGAGGAGAAGATAGAGTTTTGCATTTCGTACCAAAGCGGAGAACACACCTTCTGGGACAATAACGAGGGTCAGAACTACAAGATTCTCCACGCGGAGTGGAAGCCTGATGGCGTTCAGATGCCGTCTGCCGAGAAAGACTATGTAGATCTTCAGAGCCCGAGGAGAGGACAAGAGAGAGAGCCCGATCAGCTGGGCAGCCCGAGGCTCTCCAGCGGTCTCTTTCCCCAGTGGCAGAGCCTGGGGCGGACTGAAAACTCCTCACCATACTGGTGA
- the PPP1R3C gene encoding protein phosphatase 1 regulatory subunit 3C isoform X2, giving the protein MIQILDPRPLPSSIMPVDVAMRICLAHSPPLKSFLGPLEDCQRNNFVNRFKPLRPCLHVKGDSEAQKSDWNRSAARAKKRVVFADSKGLSLTAIHTFSESQEQPAWDLQFDLLGLENITSGLKLHEEKNLILGFPRPSADYLDFRNRLQKNLVCLENCSLLEKVLSGTVKVKNVSFEKKVRVRITFDTWKTYRDVECVYMNNVYSDSENDTFSFSIDLPPAMSSEEKIEFCISYQSGEHTFWDNNEGQNYKILHAEWKPDGVQMPSAEKDYVDLQSPRRGQEREPDQLGSPRLSSGLFPQWQSLGRTENSSPYW; this is encoded by the coding sequence ATGATACAGATCTTGGACCCCAGGCCCTTGCCCAGCTCCATCATGCCCGTGGACGTGGCCATGAGGATTTGCCTGGCCCACTCTCCCCCGCTGAAGAGTTTCCTCGGCCCCCTCGAGGACTGCCAGAGAAACAACTTTGTGAACAGATTCAAACCTCTCCGGCCGTGCCTCCACGTGAAAGGTGACTCGGAAGCTCAGAAGAGCGACTGGAACCGCTCGGCCGCCCGAGCCAAGAAGCGGGTGGTGTTTGCGGATTCGAAGGGGCTGTCCTTGACAGCCATCCACACCTTCTCCGAGAGCCAGGAGCAGCCTGCCTGGGATCTTCAGTTTGACCTCCTGGGCCTCGAGAACATAACGTCTGGCTTGAAGCTACACGAGGAGAAAAACTTGATTCTGGGTTTCCCTCGGCCCTCGGCTGACTACCTGGACTTCAGGAACCGCCTGCAGAAGAACTTGGTCTGCCTGGAGAACTGCTCCCTGCTGGAGAAGGTGCTGTCGGGCACCGTCAAAGTGAAGAACGTCAGCTTCGAGAAAAAGGTTCGGGTTCGAATTACCTTTGACACGTGGAAGACCTACAGGGACGTCGAGTGTGTGTACATGAACAACGTTTACAGCGATTCCGAAAACGAtaccttctccttctccattgACTTGCCTCCCGCCATGTCCTCCGAGGAGAAGATAGAGTTTTGCATTTCGTACCAAAGCGGAGAACACACCTTCTGGGACAATAACGAGGGTCAGAACTACAAGATTCTCCACGCGGAGTGGAAGCCTGATGGCGTTCAGATGCCGTCTGCCGAGAAAGACTATGTAGATCTTCAGAGCCCGAGGAGAGGACAAGAGAGAGAGCCCGATCAGCTGGGCAGCCCGAGGCTCTCCAGCGGTCTCTTTCCCCAGTGGCAGAGCCTGGGGCGGACTGAAAACTCCTCACCATACTGGTGA